The Bacteroidales bacterium genome includes a window with the following:
- a CDS encoding DUF2723 domain-containing protein yields the protein MKKYALINNITGWVIFAVAAVVYLLTMEPTASFWDPGEFIATAMKQQIGHPPGAPFFMIMGRFFTLLAGNDLSKVAVCMNAMSALASAFTILFLFWSITHLARKILIKEESDLSAGNIIAIMAAGMVGALAYTFSDSFWFSAVEAEVYATSSLFTALVFWLMLKWEEAADKPHSHRWLILIAFLMGLSIGVHLLNLLAIPALVFIYYFKKYTVSRWGIVKALGVSILILGAILYVIIPGIPWLASIFELIFVNGFGLPFNSGLIFYVILLSALTIWLIWLTYRKKMVGLNTILTGVAVILLGYFSYGMIVIRSSANPPLNENNPSNVFSLLSYLNRDQYGDRPLFKGQYYNAPLIESKQGKAIYTPIGRKYVKTSYKPEYVYDERFTTIFPRMYSDDPRHIEAYKHWAGIKGKPVRITGNDGKTKTEYVPTFGENLKFFWRYQLGWMYFRYFMWNFAGRQNDIQGNDGSIIGEGNKLYGNWISGIKFLDEARLGPQDNLPSTLATNRGRNTYYLLPLLLGLVGLVYHYRRNPKDTVVVFWLFFMTGIAIVLYLNQKPLEPRERDYSYAGSFYAFAIWIGLGVLALYELLRKYLPSVAGASISLALCLFAVPMIMAAENWDDHDRSGRYTARDFAINYLESCDSNAVVFTNGDNDTFPLWYVQEVEGVRTDVRVVNLSYLGADWYIDQMKRKVYSSDPLPIRFTSDQYRQGRRDVVYIVERTQDKIPLNEALYNWLGSDDPRTKSIPGYQGSFDYLPAKNFTLPVDTSAIRSAGILTSRELPSMVSSIDIKIDKNYITKSDMLVLDMLATSNWTRPLYFAVTVSRDNWLGLDPYLRLEGLAYRIVPVKGSTDIARPGTVAADIMYDNMMNKFRWGGIDNPHVYLDENNQRMLLNMRNNFARLAEALLASGKNDSARKVLDRCMELLPSSRVPHNFFSLPLIEMFYRTNQPEKAGAVVTDLLKTLSEELHYYYRLNQKFPNEADYERRLDFYLMSELDALTRKYDQKELNKKIQEELKNVSILYGIPSE from the coding sequence ATGAAAAAATATGCACTGATTAATAATATCACCGGCTGGGTGATATTTGCCGTTGCCGCAGTTGTGTACCTGCTTACCATGGAACCCACAGCCAGTTTCTGGGATCCGGGGGAATTTATCGCCACAGCTATGAAACAGCAGATCGGACATCCTCCGGGAGCCCCGTTCTTTATGATCATGGGAAGATTTTTCACCCTTTTGGCCGGAAATGATCTGAGCAAGGTTGCTGTGTGTATGAATGCCATGTCGGCTCTGGCCAGTGCCTTTACCATTCTGTTCCTTTTCTGGAGCATTACACATCTGGCAAGGAAAATTCTGATAAAGGAAGAATCTGATCTTTCCGCCGGAAACATTATTGCCATTATGGCTGCCGGCATGGTCGGTGCCCTGGCCTATACATTCTCCGATTCGTTCTGGTTTTCCGCAGTGGAAGCCGAAGTATATGCTACTTCCTCGCTGTTCACCGCCCTGGTTTTCTGGCTTATGTTGAAATGGGAAGAGGCAGCCGACAAACCCCATTCGCACCGGTGGCTCATTCTGATTGCTTTTCTGATGGGATTGTCCATTGGAGTTCACCTCCTCAACCTCCTCGCCATTCCGGCGCTGGTTTTTATCTATTACTTCAAAAAATACACCGTTTCGCGCTGGGGCATTGTTAAGGCACTCGGCGTCAGCATCCTCATTCTTGGAGCCATTTTGTATGTTATTATCCCTGGAATCCCCTGGCTCGCGTCCATCTTCGAACTGATTTTTGTCAATGGCTTCGGGCTCCCGTTCAACTCGGGCCTTATATTCTATGTTATTTTACTCAGTGCATTGACTATCTGGCTGATATGGCTGACCTACCGGAAAAAAATGGTGGGGTTAAATACCATCCTTACCGGCGTGGCGGTTATTCTACTCGGGTACTTTTCCTATGGAATGATTGTCATCCGCTCTTCGGCAAATCCCCCTCTGAATGAAAACAACCCTTCCAATGTTTTCTCCCTCCTTTCTTATCTTAACCGTGATCAGTACGGCGACAGACCTCTTTTTAAAGGACAGTACTATAACGCACCCCTGATTGAATCAAAACAGGGCAAAGCCATTTACACACCCATCGGGCGTAAATATGTAAAAACAAGCTATAAACCAGAATACGTCTACGATGAACGCTTTACAACCATATTCCCGCGCATGTACAGCGATGATCCTCGACATATTGAAGCCTACAAACACTGGGCAGGTATAAAAGGCAAACCGGTGAGGATTACCGGCAACGACGGAAAAACCAAAACCGAGTATGTCCCCACCTTTGGCGAAAACCTGAAATTTTTCTGGAGATACCAGCTTGGCTGGATGTACTTCCGTTATTTCATGTGGAATTTTGCCGGCCGCCAGAATGACATCCAGGGAAATGACGGCTCCATAATCGGCGAAGGAAATAAGCTCTACGGAAACTGGATATCGGGCATCAAATTCCTGGATGAAGCCCGGCTGGGACCGCAGGATAATCTTCCTTCAACGCTTGCAACGAACAGGGGAAGAAACACGTACTATCTTCTCCCTCTCCTGCTCGGTTTGGTTGGATTGGTTTACCATTACCGCCGGAATCCGAAAGATACGGTGGTTGTATTCTGGCTCTTCTTCATGACCGGAATAGCCATTGTCCTCTATCTGAACCAGAAACCCCTTGAGCCAAGAGAAAGGGATTATTCCTACGCTGGTTCATTTTATGCGTTCGCCATCTGGATAGGCTTGGGAGTTCTCGCTCTCTATGAACTGCTGCGGAAATACCTCCCTTCAGTGGCAGGTGCTTCTATCAGCCTTGCCCTTTGCCTCTTTGCGGTACCGATGATAATGGCCGCCGAAAACTGGGACGACCATGATCGTTCAGGCCGCTATACTGCCCGCGATTTCGCCATCAATTACCTTGAGTCGTGCGATTCCAATGCGGTCGTTTTTACCAACGGTGACAACGACACATTCCCCCTCTGGTACGTTCAGGAAGTGGAAGGAGTCAGGACAGACGTCCGCGTGGTAAATCTGAGCTATCTGGGTGCCGACTGGTACATTGACCAGATGAAACGGAAAGTCTATTCTTCAGATCCCCTGCCGATTCGTTTTACCAGCGATCAGTACCGGCAGGGACGAAGAGATGTTGTCTATATTGTTGAACGCACCCAGGATAAAATTCCCCTGAACGAAGCCCTCTACAACTGGCTGGGCAGTGATGACCCACGTACCAAAAGCATACCCGGGTACCAGGGATCATTCGACTACCTGCCGGCCAAAAATTTTACATTGCCCGTTGACACTTCTGCCATCAGAAGCGCAGGAATTCTTACAAGCCGCGAACTGCCCTCTATGGTGTCCTCAATCGACATCAAAATTGACAAAAACTATATCACAAAGAGCGACATGCTGGTGCTGGATATGCTGGCCACCAGCAACTGGACAAGACCTCTGTATTTTGCCGTTACTGTTTCGCGCGACAACTGGCTTGGGCTGGATCCTTACCTCAGGCTCGAAGGACTCGCCTACCGGATTGTTCCCGTTAAAGGTTCTACGGATATTGCCCGTCCCGGAACCGTTGCCGCCGACATTATGTACGACAACATGATGAATAAATTCCGCTGGGGCGGTATCGATAACCCCCATGTATACCTTGATGAAAACAACCAGAGAATGCTGCTCAATATGCGGAACAATTTTGCCCGGCTCGCTGAGGCGCTCCTGGCGTCAGGAAAAAACGATTCAGCCCGCAAGGTACTCGATCGCTGCATGGAATTGCTCCCTTCTTCCAGGGTACCCCACAACTTCTTCAGCCTGCCTCTCATTGAAATGTTTTACCGGACCAACCAGCCCGAAAAGGCCGGAGCGGTTGTCACTGACCTTCTGAAAACTCTCTCGGAAGAACTCCATTACTACTACCGCCTTAACCAGAAATTCCCCAATGAAGCAGACTATGAACGAAGACTCGATTTCTACCTGATGAGTGAACTCGATGCCTTAACAAGAAAATATGACCAGAAGGAACTGAACAAAAAAATTCAGGAAGAATTAAAGAATGTTTCCATTCTCTATGGAATTCCCAGTGAATAA